One Phaseolus vulgaris cultivar G19833 chromosome 11, P. vulgaris v2.0, whole genome shotgun sequence genomic window carries:
- the LOC137826619 gene encoding mitochondrial metalloendopeptidase OMA1-like isoform X1 — protein sequence MGWYRRGALDHFRILASRFMPQNPTFRHSFSCQSWYFDSGSKGASVNGFSSWCSIPQRLGTQGVVGINGNFHNLFPLGAKRFYYIDPYNVEHFKPRGLRHWFKNSRHVFVVMVGSGVLITVYFGNLEMVPYTKRTHLILLSKAMERRLGENEFEQMKATFKGKILPPIHPESVRVTMIAKEIIDALQRGLRKDKMLNDLGYTSEHTVLVEGDGRETLNALVGSEEKVERSWHEGGKILDEKKSWKNDQERGSTATTSHLDGLNWEILVVNEPVVNAFCLPGGKIVVFSGLFEHFKSDAEIATIIGHEVGHAVARHSAEGITKNLWFAILQLILYHLVIPDIVNILSSLFLHLPFSRRMEIEADYIGLLLIASAGYDPRVAPRVYEKLEKIAGGSTLMDYLSTHPSGIQRAELLAQAKIMEEAFSIYRDVREGHRVEAFL from the exons ATGGGGTGGTACAGAAGGGGAGCTCTTGATCACTTTCGCATCTTGGCTTCAAGATTTATGCCTCAAAATCCAACTTTTCGGCATAGTTTTAGTTGCCAATCTTGGTATTTTGATTCAGGTTCAAAAGGAGCTAGCGTTAATGGGTTCTCTTCATGGTGTTCTATTCCTCAGAGACTGGGGACACAAGGTGTTGTTGGAATTAATGGGAACTTTCACAATCTCTTTCCTTTGGGGGCTAAGAGATTTTATTATATTGATCCCTATAATGTGGAACATTTCAAGCCAAGGGGGCTACGGCATTGGTTTAAGAATTCCAGACATGTTTTTGTTGTGATGGTTGGTTCGGGGGTTTTAATCACTGTGTATTTTGGGAATTTGGAAATGGTTCCTTATACCAAGCGAACCCATTTGATTCTGTTGTCAAAAGCCATGGAGAGGAGGCTGGGGGAGAACGAGTTTGAGCAAATGAAAGCAACTTTTAAGGGTAAGATATTGCCTCCTATACATCCTGAAAGTGTGAGGGTGACAATGATAGCTAAGGAAATAATTGATGCATTACAAAGAGGGTTGAGAAAGGATAAGATGTTGAATGATTTGGGGTATACATCAGAGCATACTGTGCTGGTTGAAGGAGATGGAAGGGAGACATTGAATGCATTGGTTGGGAGTGAAGAGAAGGTTGAAAGGAGTTGGCACGAGGGGGGTAAGATTCTTGATGAGAAAAAAAGCTGGAAAAATGATCAGGAAAGAGGGTCAACAGCTACTACATCACATTTGGATGGATTGAATTGGGAAATTTTGGTCGTAAATGAGCCAGTTGTTAATGCCTTCTGCTTACCTGGCGGGAAGATAGTTGTGTTCTCTGGTTTGTTTGAGCATTTTAAAAGTGATGCGGAGATAGCAACTATTATTGGGCACGAG GTTGGACATGCTGTGGCAAGACACAGTGCAGAGGGGATTACAAAGAACCTATGGTTTGCTATTCTACAATTGATACTTTATCACCTTGTCATACCTGATATTGTCAACATACTGTCATCCCTTTTCTTGCACCTACCTTTCTCCAGGAG GATGGAAATAGAAGCTGATTACATTGGGTTGCTGCTAATTGCATCAGCAGGCTATGATCCCCGGGTGGCACCTAGAGTGTATGAAAAGTTGGAAAAAATTGCTGGTGGTTCTACCCTTATGGATTATCTTTCTACTCACCCTTCTGGTATACAAAGAGCAGAATTGCTGGCCCAAGCTAAGATAATGGAAGAAGCATTTAGTATATATAGAGATGTAAGAGAAGGACATAGGGTTGAAGCTTTTCTTTAG
- the LOC137826619 gene encoding mitochondrial metalloendopeptidase OMA1-like isoform X2, whose translation MGWYRRGALDHFRILASRFMPQNPTFRHSFSCQSWYFDSGSKGASVNGFSSWCSIPQRLGTQGVVGINGNFHNLFPLGAKRFYYIDPYNVEHFKPRGLRHWFKNSRHVFVVMVGSGVLITVYFGNLEMVPYTKRTHLILLSKAMERRLGENEFEQMKATFKGKILPPIHPESVRVTMIAKEIIDALQRGLRKDKMLNDLGYTSEHTVLVEGDGRETLNALVGSEEKVERSWHEGGKILDEKKSWKNDQERGSTATTSHLDGLNWEILVVNEPVVNAFCLPGGKIVVFSGLFEHFKSDAEIATIIGHEVGHAVARHSAEGITKNLWFAILQLILYHLVIPDIVNILSSLFLHLPFSRRL comes from the exons ATGGGGTGGTACAGAAGGGGAGCTCTTGATCACTTTCGCATCTTGGCTTCAAGATTTATGCCTCAAAATCCAACTTTTCGGCATAGTTTTAGTTGCCAATCTTGGTATTTTGATTCAGGTTCAAAAGGAGCTAGCGTTAATGGGTTCTCTTCATGGTGTTCTATTCCTCAGAGACTGGGGACACAAGGTGTTGTTGGAATTAATGGGAACTTTCACAATCTCTTTCCTTTGGGGGCTAAGAGATTTTATTATATTGATCCCTATAATGTGGAACATTTCAAGCCAAGGGGGCTACGGCATTGGTTTAAGAATTCCAGACATGTTTTTGTTGTGATGGTTGGTTCGGGGGTTTTAATCACTGTGTATTTTGGGAATTTGGAAATGGTTCCTTATACCAAGCGAACCCATTTGATTCTGTTGTCAAAAGCCATGGAGAGGAGGCTGGGGGAGAACGAGTTTGAGCAAATGAAAGCAACTTTTAAGGGTAAGATATTGCCTCCTATACATCCTGAAAGTGTGAGGGTGACAATGATAGCTAAGGAAATAATTGATGCATTACAAAGAGGGTTGAGAAAGGATAAGATGTTGAATGATTTGGGGTATACATCAGAGCATACTGTGCTGGTTGAAGGAGATGGAAGGGAGACATTGAATGCATTGGTTGGGAGTGAAGAGAAGGTTGAAAGGAGTTGGCACGAGGGGGGTAAGATTCTTGATGAGAAAAAAAGCTGGAAAAATGATCAGGAAAGAGGGTCAACAGCTACTACATCACATTTGGATGGATTGAATTGGGAAATTTTGGTCGTAAATGAGCCAGTTGTTAATGCCTTCTGCTTACCTGGCGGGAAGATAGTTGTGTTCTCTGGTTTGTTTGAGCATTTTAAAAGTGATGCGGAGATAGCAACTATTATTGGGCACGAG GTTGGACATGCTGTGGCAAGACACAGTGCAGAGGGGATTACAAAGAACCTATGGTTTGCTATTCTACAATTGATACTTTATCACCTTGTCATACCTGATATTGTCAACATACTGTCATCCCTTTTCTTGCACCTACCTTTCTCCAGGAG GCTATGA